A stretch of DNA from Desulfovibrio gilichinskyi:
CAAACAAACGGACATTCACCAAAGGAAATCTGGTGTCTTCTTTAATAAGGAGAGTCATTCCGTTTTTGAGTTTGATAACGTGCGGACCTTCACCTGATGACAAAGCGTCAGAAATTTCTTTTTTAAGTTCTTTAACAGCGGAATCTTCAGCCGATTTTGGTGATGAAGACGTTTCCTGAGACATCTTTACGGCAGCGGGTGCCTGTAAAGCTTCTTGTTTAGAGCTTCTGTCGGTTTTCTCAATCTTGCATCCGGCAACCATTAGCAGTGCTCCGAGAAGAAGGAGAATGATGGGTAGCTTGTCAAATCTGAATCCTTTTGCGGTTGTTTTCACCGCTTTTTTTTGATGTGGGAACATGTCTCTTAAACTCCCGTGTGTCAATTCGTTTAGCAGTGCAAGGTGTCCTGATATCGGGGCAGCCCTGTTTTGTAGTAATTTGTGAAACAGTAAGTAAGCATGAGAGTGAGATAGGTCAACGGAAGTTTCTTTGAGTGATATCTTAAATGTAAAAAATTAATACGCCTGATCATGAATTTATTGAGTTTTAACATATTTTCATTTTAATCATATAATTTAATAAAATGCAGTTATTACTTATTTAGCATTTGAGAAGTTTGTTTCTGAGTAATGAATGGACGTTCTGCCGTATGTTTTCGATAAACGCAAAAAAATATATGGTTCATAAAATTAAAAAATGTCCGAAAGTCCATAGGTTGTCAGGTCGGACTGATTGACAAAACAATCGATGAGAGACATCATCGCGCTCCTAAAATACCAGTTGCGAGGTGTTTTTTACCCACTTAAACGGAGGTACTGATGTCTTTAAATTCTAATGGATCAATGAGGAAGGGTGGCAAAAGCGATGCCATTTTGGATTGGCTCCAGATGTTTTCCGGTGTGGCTCTGATAATTTTTGTTTTTATGCATATGAGTCTTGTTTCAAGTGTAATCATTAATCCTGATGTTATGGATAAGATTGCAAGCACTTACGAAAAAAATTATATGGCTCAGATCGGCGGTCCGATTCTTTTCCTGCTTTTCCTTTTTCATTTTTATTTAGCTGCCCGTAAAATCCCTTTCAGGCTCGACGGCCAGAAAACAATATGGGCTCATGCAAAAATGATGAAGCACAGGGACACATGGCTTTGGATTGTTCAGGTTGTTTCCGCAATGCTTATCCTTGTTATGGGTTCAATTCATATGTGGGCTGTTTTAAGTGATCTTCCTATCACCGCGGCTCGTTCTGCCGCCAGAGTTCAGTCCGGTCCCTGGTTGTATTTTTATCTGGTGCTTGCACCGCTGGTTATTGTGCATGTTGTTGCCGGACTTTACCGCATAGCTGTAAAGTGGGGATTTATCAGAAA
This window harbors:
- a CDS encoding succinate dehydrogenase/fumarate reductase cytochrome b subunit, encoding MSLNSNGSMRKGGKSDAILDWLQMFSGVALIIFVFMHMSLVSSVIINPDVMDKIASTYEKNYMAQIGGPILFLLFLFHFYLAARKIPFRLDGQKTIWAHAKMMKHRDTWLWIVQVVSAMLILVMGSIHMWAVLSDLPITAARSAARVQSGPWLYFYLVLAPLVIVHVVAGLYRIAVKWGFIRNAQRGKLNRFATGLAVFFICIGLATIVRFMTLNA